A stretch of DNA from Mycobacteriales bacterium:
CTCAGCTTGAACTCGATCAGTCCGTCACCGAGCGCGTTCAACTGCTGGGGCGCGAGCAGGGTGCCCGTGTCGGCGAACTTGCGCAGGCGCACGAGGTACGCGTCACGGAATCGCTCCTCCAGTGCCTCGTAGAACTCGGACGCCGGGCTGCTGCCGTCAGCAAGCACAGCGGCACGGACCACGTGCCGAGTTCCTCGAACGACCAGTAGCGGAAGTTTAGACATAACTGAAGTTGTTTCGCCACCCCGTTGTCGCACCGGCTGATCGCCGCGCAGAGGGGGCCGAGTCTAGGGAAGCGGGCGCCGCTCCTTCGGGGGGACACGCGGGGGCGCCGGCGCGACCGAGTCCGGCCAGCGCTGGCCGACAGCAGCCGGGGGCGGGAGCGGCTCCGCGACCCGGGGCAGGCTCTGGCGCATGGACTGGACGGGGGTGTCCTCCACGAGCGTCGAGGCCGTGGCCTACGACGGGGC
This window harbors:
- a CDS encoding type II toxin-antitoxin system RelE/ParE family toxin encodes the protein MVRAAVLADGSSPASEFYEALEERFRDAYLVRLRKFADTGTLLAPQQLNALGDGLIEFKLSEGPRLVAYHAGKRERGLVVVTHGFVKKGRRTPPGEIARAKAIRVLMEGQ